The genomic stretch CTTTTGGGATTGGCGAATTTTTTCTCCTAGTTGCTTTTGAATACCTTCCATCCGCTTCGTGATCGTTCGCAACTCGAGGCTGTCGACTTCTTTCATGTCTACTTGCCTGCCGTCTTCAATCGATTTCAATGTACGACTGATGGAGTTTAGTTGTTTACGAGACGTGATGCCCGAATTCAAACCAAAGAAAGCTCCCATAACGAGCACTAAAAAGGGTAAGACGAAAGCAACGGGGATATCAAGTAAATGTTTCTGTAATAAAAAATCCCAGTTATCGATCGGGAATATCGTGTAAACGATCGATCCTAAAAAAATCGCTACTGCAAATGCTGCTACGATACCGGAGAACATGTGACGTAAAACAGTACTCATACCCGTTTCACCTCCAGACTTCCAGCAAACATACTTGTAACGATCTTTATTTTTTTATCAGCTTCTCCATACCCTTTCGTTCTGTAAAAAAGCGTTTGGTTGAACAGCTTAGATTCACTTCGGTCAAAAATTCTTGAATTCCCAATAATCATAGAATGGCTGACTGCTGCATCCATCTCATAAGGAACATAGATCGTAATATTTCCAATCGTACCGCGGATCAGAATAACCGATTCCCCATCAGGTAAAATCGTTTGATTCAAGTCAATGATCGTATCACCAGGGCCACACTGGATGTTGATATCGTTCCATTCATACACATGTTCTGGTGTTTGTTGCGTGCCTAAAAGGATGTTTTTTAATAGCGTTTCTTTTCTGTAAACATCATCTTGTGCCATAGATCGAACCTGTTCGAACTGAGGCGTAACGAAAACCGGATTTTGTTTAGATTGATAAAATTCATAGATCACATAGATAACGAACGCTACTAGTAAGAGCTTAAAGGTGAACATGCTTAATACGTTCATGACAGCGATGAAAACACCTAGCCAGAACATAATCTTACCGGAGCGCCTCGGCATTCGTTTTCGTCCAAAAAACAGGAGTGCAGCACTAAATAAAAGAGAAAATAAGATTCCTCCTCCGTTTAAGGTTGCTTCTAACAAGACTAATACAATCGCTATTAAAAGCCCCCAACTTATGAAATCACTTCTTTTCCTATTTAGCATCTGCACTCACTCACTTTCTGTCATAAACGAGGTAAAAGGCGCAGCAATTTGCGCCTTGTCTCTTATTTTATCGTATCACATACTGCCTTAAACGGTAGTGTGTGATTCTTCCTTTTTCCAATCTTTTTCAAGTTTAGCGAGCTTCGCATCCATCGAACTTGCCTGATAATCGGCGTTTACTTTCTGTTCAAGACGATCCATATAATGCTCAAGCTCATCAAAACGGAAAGCGGATTTTTTCATGGATTGAGACGGATCGATCACACGGTCCATCTTCTGGTGAGCACGCGCTACATTTTCGCGACCCATCAATTCCATACGTTTGATCTGCATATCTTTCAGCTTATGTTTCATCTGCTCGTATTTTTGCTCAAGCTCTACAAGATCTTTTTCTGCTTGCAGCGTAGACTCTTTTAAGTTCGCTGCACGTAATGCATGCTGTTCTTTTTCTTGGAGTGCGAACTGATACAGCTCTTGTTCGTTCGCTTGTTGAGCGATCTCAGCCTGATGAGCACGCTTCGCTGCTTTTGCCTCTGCTTCTTCCATCTCACGCACAAACTGGTCTTTTAACAGCTGCTGACGCTCGACTAACTTATGAGCTTTGTTCACCTCTAACTCACACTGTCTTAAATATTGGTTCAGAAGAGATAACGGATTTTTTTCCTCTTTTTGATCTAAAAGCTCATGTACATCTGCCGAGATTGAGTTTTTGATGCGTTCAAATAAATTCATAATGATTCGCTCCTTTTAGCGTTTGTTTTTAGCTATTTTTAAGTTTTGCCCATTCTCTTTCAAAATTTGTGAAAGGGTCATTACTGTCGTTCTCATCTACCGAAGCTGATTGATTCCATTTCTTGTAAACCACATAAAGAACATAGATCGCAACAGCGCCTAATATCGCAGGAAGATTGCTAACAGATACACAAAGCCCAACTACTGATAGAGCACCCCACCAAAATTTCTTTCCTCCACTGTGTGCAGCCATCGCCTTCTTAAAGGCGTAATACATGACTGCCAGACCGATTGCAAGACCTACCATCGGGCCAAGATTTGCGATCAAAACGATTGCTGCAATTCCTCCAACTACAAGCAAGCCTAATTTTTTCATATTGGCTTCCTCCTTTCGTATCTTTAGCTTACCTCCCTCAGCATTTTCTCAAAACCGGCCATAGCTGTATCTTTAGATAAGCCTCGAGGCGTAGTGGGGTCTGACCCCACACAAATACAAACACCCCACTTTGTACAAGTGGGGTGGACATAGATTATTATTGGCACGGTAATTCCACCTAGGACGAGTATGAATGGTTAGACGGGTTTCCACTTCTTTCTTCTCTGCATACGCTGAGAAGATAAAATGTAAGGGGTGGGTAGTTTTGAAACATAATGATTGTGGAGATGGCTTTCAACCGTTTGTTAGCCCTAATCCTAAGACGACATTTAATCCAATTCAGATCGCACCAACCATTGATCAAAGTTCATTTTTAAGTCCATTTACTAGCGTAATCGGTGATGTAAGAATAAAAGAGAACGTATATGTCGCACCACTTGTGAGTATTCGGGCAGATGAAGGAACGCCATTTTATATCGGCTCTAATACGAACCTTCAAGATGGCGTCATTCTTCATGGATTAACGAATCAGTTCGTCAAAGTAGATGGCAGAAAGTATTCCATCTATATCGATGATGAAGTATCTGTTGCGCATGGGGCTCTCGTTCATGGGCCTTGTTTTATCGGAGAAAAGGTATTCGTAGGCTTTAAAGCGATTGTTTATAATGCTACCGTGGAGAAAGGAAGCTTTATTTCCTACAATGCCGTAGTGACGAACGGAGTGCGCATTCGAAAGAATCGTTTTGTCCCGCCTGGAGCTTATATCGATTCTCAAAAGAAAGCTGACGCGCTTTCCCGCGTACCTACTGACGTAAAAGAGTTTGCACGCGGCGTACAGGTAGTCAATCAAGAGTTCCCTGCTGCTTATCATCTATTATTCGGTGAGTGTCGTTGTTCTTGCGGATTGGCTTATAACAATAACAGCAGTGAAGAAGAATCTGATTAAACAGGGGTAAAAAAGAAGGTAAGCAGCAAAACGGTTAACCACACGTTAACCTCGCTACTTACCTTTTTAATTATTTTCGTAACTTTTGAGCATGCGTTCTATGATTGGTCTACTAAGAAATAATCCGGCTCAAAAGAACCATCTATCAGCTTTTGCTTCACCACCTGTGGATGCAGCACATATTCATTCAAATCCTCTAATGATACCCATTTAAAAACAAGCCGATCTGCTTCTAATACGGTAAATTCCTCACCATCATGAAGCGGCAGCAGATTTTCAGCTGTGATGTTAAAATATATTCCAACCTCGTGAATCTCTTTTTCTGCATATGTAAAAAAGTTTTCAACCGTCCATAAAAAGCCATCAACAGTCACGTTCAGATCCAATTCTTCTTTCATCTCACGCTTTAAGCTCATCTTGGCATCTTCACCAAGCTTCACGCGGCCTCCAGGCAAAGACCAATTTGTTTCTGCTTTTGCTCGATGCATGAGGACTCGACCTTCTTTAATCATTACGGCAGCCACACGATAATTAAAAACTTGATGTTCCACATGAAACACTGCGTCCATTTTCATCTTCCCCCTTTTAAGTTAGCTCCTTATTTTACCACTTCGAGCATTTTCAGTGAAAGCCGTACCATTTACCGTTAAACTAATAAAAAATACAAAAAATAAGGAGCTTGAGAAAATGTCTGTATATGATTTTTCAGTTGAAACGATCAAAGGTGAGGAAACAAACCTAGACACTTACAAAGGCGATGTGCTCTTAATTGTAAATACAGCTAGTAAATGCGGATTCACTCCACAGTACAAAGGCCTGCAATCTATTTATGAGAGCCATAAAGAGCAAGGATTATCTGTACTTGGATTTCCATGTAACCAATTCGGAGCGCAAGAACCAGGATCCAGTGACGAGATCATGGAGTTTTGCGAGTTGAACTATGGGGTTAACTTTCCGATGTTTGCAAAAGTAGACGTAAATGGTGAGCAAGCGCATCCTCTTTTTAAATACTTAGCCGCTGAAGCACCTGGAATCTTAGGGTCTAAAGCGATCAAATGGAATTTCACTAAATTTTTAGTAGACCGAAACGGACAAGTTGTAAAGCGCTTCGCCCCAACGGACAAACCTGAAACGATCGAAAAACATATACAAGAACTTCTTTAACACCTAAAAAAAGCAGTTCAGAGAGATATTTCTCTGAACTGCTTTTTATATTAAAACAAGAGATGCGCCATTCCCACTACGATTGGAAGTGAGATGAACGTACGTAAGAAAAAGATAATAACCAGTTCTTTAAAATTAACTGGAATCTTAGAAGCTAGCAGCAATCCGCCAACTTCAGACATATAGATCAATTGAATAACTGACATGGCTGCTACAACAAATCGAGTCAGTTCGCTTTCAATTCCTGCCCCGATGATAGAAGGAAGGAACATATCCGCAAATCCGATTACAATCGTCTGTGCTGCATCTGATGCATATGGAACTTGCAGCAACTCTAAGATCGGTACAAAAGGTGCTCCAAGGTACGTGAAGAAAGGTGTGAACTCTGCTACCATCAGTGCAGATGTTCCAATCGCCATTACGATTGGCACAACACCCATCCACATATCAAGTACGTTTTGAATGCCTTCTCTCACTAGCGGTGCCGCTTTTTTATTTTGATCAGCGCGTTCAACCGCTTTTTTAAGACCAAATCTAAAAGGTGTCTCACCTTCTGGAATCACTTCATCGGCTACATTTTCTTTTGCGCCCTCATAATACGTATCAGGCTTTCTAGATAGTGGCGGGATGCGCGGAATAATAATCGCACACACGAGCCCTGCTAATACGACCGTTAAATAATACGGAACGATCATGTGAGCGAGATCGACTTGAGCAAGAACAACTATCGCGAACGTAATGGATACGACAGAAAACGTTGTACCAATTACAGCTGCCTCACGTTTCGTATAATAACCTTCTTCATACTGCTTGTTCGTTAAAAGAACGCCGATCGTTCCATCACCGAGCCATGATGCTAAGCAGTCGATAGATGAACGACCAGGCAATTTGAAAACAGGTCGCATCACTTTTACGAGTAATGCTCCACAAAGTTCTAACAGCCCGAAGTTGAATAACAACGGTAAAAATAGTCCAGCGAATAAAAACACGGAGAATAATACAGGAATTAAATCAAAGAGAAGAAGCTGCCCTGTATTTTCAGACCATACAGCTTTTGGCCCGAGCTTGAATAGCGTCATCACAGCAAAAATCAATCCTATTAAACGAATAAGCTGCCATACGATATTCACATTAAACAATGTGTTTAAAAATGGTTGATTAATAATAGCTTTCGGTTTAAAAAAGTATGTTCCTAAAGAACCAACAACCGTAATCGCTATAATAGCTGTCATGATTTTTGGAATATATGAACCGATTCCGTCCTGTAAGATTCCTGCCAGAATCGCTACAGGAATGGTAATTTCCCCATTATAGGAGATGGGAATCATAAATAAAAATATACCGATTAAAGAAGGGACAATAAATTTAATCAAACTAGAAAAATTTGTTCGCTTCATGTCATAATTCATTTGCTGCTTTGGTAAACCCATGATGTTATGCCTCTCTTTCTAAGATGTAAAGCGCTTTCATACACTTTCCATTTCCAAGTATATGTTTATTCTACAATTTTCGCAATATTGTAAGAAATGCTAGAATTCTTATAAAATACTAGTTTTTCTTTCCTTTTTTACTAAATCTCTAAACCTTTTTTCAGCTGACTAAGCTCGTCATCCCTTAAATAACGCCACTTCCCGGCTTCCAATGTATGAAGATGTATATTCATAATGCGTATACGCTCTAGTTTTTCTACTTCATACCCGAGCGTTTTACACATACGCCGAATCTGCCGGTTCAACCCTTGCGTAAGCGTGATCCGAAAAACATACTTACTAACCCACTCTGTTTTTGCAGGCTTGGTTATGCTATCTAAAATAAAAACGCCTTCAGCCATTTTTTGAAGAAACAAATCAGTAACAGGTTGATCGACCGTCACTTCATATTCTTTCTCATGACCATAATTAGCCTGAGATATTCGGTCGGCTAATTCCCCGTCATTCGTTAATAAAATTAAGCCTTGAGAAGCTTTATCTAATCTTCCAACGGCAAATACGCGCTCTGGCAGATCAATATATTCTAAAATGTTTCCTTCAATTTCAGGATTAGAAGTGGTCGTAACTCCCACTGGTTTATTAAAAGCGAGATAGACCGCTGACGTTTTTTGAGGAATTTTCATACCATCGATAAGGACAATATCAGCCTCATGTACAAAACTATCTTTATTTGCTGTCTCACCATTTATAGAAATTCGGCCATTCTTCAATAACCGACTCGTCTCTCTTCTAGAGCAAAAACCCGTTAAACTTATATACTTATGAATACGCATGCTCGTCCTCACTTCAACGTTGTGAATATGCACAACGATTTATAATTATAACTCCAAATGAATATAATTTCGATAGTTTTTATAAATATCCATTATTTTTCACATCTATATTCATACTATCATTTTATTTAGAAGTGTTACCCATGCTGTTTTATCTAAAAATGAAGTCTCAAAATTTTTTTAGTGAAATTCTTTTCAACCCTCTTACTGAACTTGTACTATGGAAGAGTAAAGGGAGGTCATTAAAAAATGGAACTTAGAGTATTATCCGAGTCAGAATTTGAAAAATCCATTCAGCTTTCTCAATATGCTTTTCAGTACATCGTAAAGAAAGAAGATCTGCCAAAACGATATGAAATGATGAAGAGACAAGAGATCTGGGGAGAGTTTGAGAACAAAGAGCTTATTTCAAAGCTCCACATTCATTCTCTAGAAATTTCTATTGAAAATCAGCGTTTTTCAATGGGTGGGATCGCAGGTGTAGCCACTTGGCCAGAGCATCGCCGAAAAGGATCGGTCACTCGTCTATTACAACAAGCATTAGTAAGAATGAAGGAGAATGGTCAAAGTATCAGCCTGCTTCACCCTTTCAATATTCAGTTTTATCGCCGTTTCGGTTGGGAGCTCACAGCCTCACTGAACAAATATACACTTAATAAAAGTGATCTCGTACGATATGAAGATGTCCCTGGAACCATTTCCAGGTTAACGGAAAAAGACGGAAATGACTTAATGAACAAGGTTTATGAGGGATGGTTCCGTACATACAATCATTTGCTGGTTCGTTCTGACTATTGGTGGAACTACCATGTGTTTACAGAAGGCTACAACCGTATCCTTTATAAGGATGAAAACGGCGAACCTAAAGGATATTTATGCTGCAAGGTAGCAGATAAATTGCTGGACGTTCAAGAGTTTGTGTATGTTAACGATGACGCACGGCGTGCTCTTTGGAATTTCATCTGTCAGCACGATTCAATGGTAGACAAAGTGAAAATCATCGCACCATCGAATGATCAGCTTCCATTTTTACTAAACAATCCACGTATCCACCAAGAGCACTATCCATACTTCATGGCACGTATCGTGGATGTAGAAAGCTTTCTAAAGAAATATCCGTTTAAAAAATTCGAGGGTTCACTTACACTATCCATTACAGATGAAAAAGCAGAATGGAACAACGGTACGTTTACTATTAATGAAAATAGCATTACAAAGGATCCAGAGACCCTAGCCGACGCATTAACAATGAATGTACAAACGCTAGCAGCAGCTCTTCTAGGCTCACAAAAGCCCCAGTTCCTATTTACATCCGGAAAAATCAAAGGAAACCAAGAAGACGTAGAACAATTTGAAGAAATCATTACAAATAAGCCTGCAGCTTTCCTGGATTTCTTTTAATAAGGCTCTTTTCTAAAAGTTATTGCTTTGGGATGTTTGTTTTTCTTCGTATGCAAGTTGATTGTAGCGGAAGGTTGCCTGCCTGCCACATGAAAAGCTACCTGCAAGGCATGCGACGAGGAAGCTTGCTGCGAAAGCATTAACATGAAGACGCAGGAGCAAGGTTGCAACCTTGAAGCGGTCAGGTGGAGACTCCTAATGGCGCAAAGCGGCAGTCCGAAAAGTGGAAGTGACTCGTTCAGCCCCGACAAGCAAAAGGGAAATGGGCTTGGAAGGCGCACTTTGCCTTCTTGACCGTTTACCTTTTGACCTCGAGGGGCTAGTCACTGCAACTAGACAGGAGGCTCACCGTTCGCCCCGTGGAAAGCGTGCAACCTGGAGCGGAAATCAACTACTTTCTAGAACTAAGGTATACTCTTAAACAGTCTTTCCAACCACAAGCCTTATCCCTCATCGGATAAGGCTATTTTAATTCAGCATGTTTCAGGGAAAACTGAGAGGGAAAAGGATAAGTAGACCCTTTTTCTAAAATAGGAGGTATTCATTCATGAGCGACAAAACAAATAAACAAAAGCAATCAGAAGACATCGCAGAGAAAAACTTTGAACTCGATAAGAAAAACAAATCAAAGACAGATAAGGAATTAGAAACCGTTCACGAGCAGATCAACGATACATTCAATCAAGGTACAATTGATCAAAAAGAACAGAACAAAAAAGAAAAGAAGGATAAATAGAAAAAAAGCCTCTCACTCACGAGAGGCTTTTTCTTATAGCGGTCTAAATGAGTCTGGAAACTGCTTCATGATGCCATTCGTTATTTCATCGGCAAACATCACCATGTGGTTCTTGTTCTTATCAAAAATTGCAATCTCTCCAGCATAATCTTTTTTGAGCCTTGCAGCAGCTTCATCTGTTACATACTTCAAATGTGT from Bacillus sp. E(2018) encodes the following:
- a CDS encoding NUDIX domain-containing protein yields the protein MDAVFHVEHQVFNYRVAAVMIKEGRVLMHRAKAETNWSLPGGRVKLGEDAKMSLKREMKEELDLNVTVDGFLWTVENFFTYAEKEIHEVGIYFNITAENLLPLHDGEEFTVLEADRLVFKWVSLEDLNEYVLHPQVVKQKLIDGSFEPDYFLVDQS
- a CDS encoding glutathione peroxidase, yielding MSVYDFSVETIKGEETNLDTYKGDVLLIVNTASKCGFTPQYKGLQSIYESHKEQGLSVLGFPCNQFGAQEPGSSDEIMEFCELNYGVNFPMFAKVDVNGEQAHPLFKYLAAEAPGILGSKAIKWNFTKFLVDRNGQVVKRFAPTDKPETIEKHIQELL
- a CDS encoding flagellar basal body rod protein is translated as MKKLGLLVVGGIAAIVLIANLGPMVGLAIGLAVMYYAFKKAMAAHSGGKKFWWGALSVVGLCVSVSNLPAILGAVAIYVLYVVYKKWNQSASVDENDSNDPFTNFEREWAKLKNS
- a CDS encoding YjiH family protein; protein product: MGLPKQQMNYDMKRTNFSSLIKFIVPSLIGIFLFMIPISYNGEITIPVAILAGILQDGIGSYIPKIMTAIIAITVVGSLGTYFFKPKAIINQPFLNTLFNVNIVWQLIRLIGLIFAVMTLFKLGPKAVWSENTGQLLLFDLIPVLFSVFLFAGLFLPLLFNFGLLELCGALLVKVMRPVFKLPGRSSIDCLASWLGDGTIGVLLTNKQYEEGYYTKREAAVIGTTFSVVSITFAIVVLAQVDLAHMIVPYYLTVVLAGLVCAIIIPRIPPLSRKPDTYYEGAKENVADEVIPEGETPFRFGLKKAVERADQNKKAAPLVREGIQNVLDMWMGVVPIVMAIGTSALMVAEFTPFFTYLGAPFVPILELLQVPYASDAAQTIVIGFADMFLPSIIGAGIESELTRFVVAAMSVIQLIYMSEVGGLLLASKIPVNFKELVIIFFLRTFISLPIVVGMAHLLF
- a CDS encoding carbonate dehydratase, yielding MKHNDCGDGFQPFVSPNPKTTFNPIQIAPTIDQSSFLSPFTSVIGDVRIKENVYVAPLVSIRADEGTPFYIGSNTNLQDGVILHGLTNQFVKVDGRKYSIYIDDEVSVAHGALVHGPCFIGEKVFVGFKAIVYNATVEKGSFISYNAVVTNGVRIRKNRFVPPGAYIDSQKKADALSRVPTDVKEFARGVQVVNQEFPAAYHLLFGECRCSCGLAYNNNSSEEESD
- a CDS encoding pseudouridine synthase, producing MRIHKYISLTGFCSRRETSRLLKNGRISINGETANKDSFVHEADIVLIDGMKIPQKTSAVYLAFNKPVGVTTTSNPEIEGNILEYIDLPERVFAVGRLDKASQGLILLTNDGELADRISQANYGHEKEYEVTVDQPVTDLFLQKMAEGVFILDSITKPAKTEWVSKYVFRITLTQGLNRQIRRMCKTLGYEVEKLERIRIMNIHLHTLEAGKWRYLRDDELSQLKKGLEI
- a CDS encoding GNAT family N-acetyltransferase; translation: MELRVLSESEFEKSIQLSQYAFQYIVKKEDLPKRYEMMKRQEIWGEFENKELISKLHIHSLEISIENQRFSMGGIAGVATWPEHRRKGSVTRLLQQALVRMKENGQSISLLHPFNIQFYRRFGWELTASLNKYTLNKSDLVRYEDVPGTISRLTEKDGNDLMNKVYEGWFRTYNHLLVRSDYWWNYHVFTEGYNRILYKDENGEPKGYLCCKVADKLLDVQEFVYVNDDARRALWNFICQHDSMVDKVKIIAPSNDQLPFLLNNPRIHQEHYPYFMARIVDVESFLKKYPFKKFEGSLTLSITDEKAEWNNGTFTINENSITKDPETLADALTMNVQTLAAALLGSQKPQFLFTSGKIKGNQEDVEQFEEIITNKPAAFLDFF
- a CDS encoding PspA/IM30 family protein, producing the protein MNLFERIKNSISADVHELLDQKEEKNPLSLLNQYLRQCELEVNKAHKLVERQQLLKDQFVREMEEAEAKAAKRAHQAEIAQQANEQELYQFALQEKEQHALRAANLKESTLQAEKDLVELEQKYEQMKHKLKDMQIKRMELMGRENVARAHQKMDRVIDPSQSMKKSAFRFDELEHYMDRLEQKVNADYQASSMDAKLAKLEKDWKKEESHTTV
- a CDS encoding DUF4025 domain-containing protein gives rise to the protein MSDKTNKQKQSEDIAEKNFELDKKNKSKTDKELETVHEQINDTFNQGTIDQKEQNKKEKKDK
- the liaF gene encoding cell wall-active antibiotics response protein LiaF; protein product: MLNRKRSDFISWGLLIAIVLVLLEATLNGGGILFSLLFSAALLFFGRKRMPRRSGKIMFWLGVFIAVMNVLSMFTFKLLLVAFVIYVIYEFYQSKQNPVFVTPQFEQVRSMAQDDVYRKETLLKNILLGTQQTPEHVYEWNDINIQCGPGDTIIDLNQTILPDGESVILIRGTIGNITIYVPYEMDAAVSHSMIIGNSRIFDRSESKLFNQTLFYRTKGYGEADKKIKIVTSMFAGSLEVKRV